From a single Candidatus Hydrogenedentota bacterium genomic region:
- a CDS encoding sugar phosphate isomerase/epimerase, whose translation MKTTRRQLLAGGGALACALAVSPKPARAAEAAGKAPLRLSLAAYSFRDLLPRGEKKGAMTLHDLLDRCPDWGLDAFEPTSYYFSSEEPAYLHSLKAKAFRLGVEISGTAVGNNFCLPEGDDRAREMADMKRWIGNAVEIGAPVIRIFAGREDKKTDRAAAFDRAVAGIREACDYAGSRGVFLAIENHGYLTETADDVLRILDTVNHEWLGVNLDTGNFHGDPYANMAQLAPKALNVQVKAAVNVDGKKGEADFARIAGILRDAGYRGYVALEYEEDADPLTAVPPMLDKLRAALRSV comes from the coding sequence CGGTGAGCCCGAAACCCGCGCGGGCCGCGGAGGCCGCCGGAAAGGCCCCCCTGCGCCTCAGTCTGGCGGCCTACTCGTTCCGCGACCTGCTGCCGCGCGGGGAGAAGAAGGGCGCCATGACCCTGCATGACCTGCTGGACCGGTGTCCGGACTGGGGGCTGGACGCCTTTGAGCCGACGTCGTACTACTTCAGTTCGGAGGAGCCCGCGTATCTGCACTCGCTCAAGGCGAAGGCCTTCCGGCTGGGGGTCGAGATTTCGGGCACCGCCGTGGGCAACAACTTCTGCCTGCCCGAGGGGGACGACCGCGCGCGGGAAATGGCCGACATGAAGCGCTGGATCGGCAACGCCGTCGAGATCGGCGCGCCGGTCATCCGCATCTTCGCAGGCCGCGAGGACAAGAAGACGGACCGGGCGGCGGCCTTTGACCGCGCCGTGGCGGGCATCCGGGAGGCCTGCGACTATGCCGGGTCCCGGGGCGTCTTTCTCGCCATCGAGAACCACGGCTACCTCACGGAGACCGCCGACGACGTGCTGCGCATTTTGGACACGGTCAACCACGAATGGCTCGGCGTAAACCTCGACACGGGGAACTTCCACGGAGACCCCTACGCGAACATGGCCCAGCTCGCGCCGAAGGCGCTGAACGTGCAGGTGAAGGCGGCCGTGAACGTGGACGGCAAGAAGGGGGAGGCCGACTTTGCCCGCATCGCGGGCATCCTCCGCGACGCGGGCTACCGCGGCTATGTCGCGCTGGAGTACGAGGAGGACGCCGACCCCCTGACCGCCGTGCCGCCGATGCTCGACAAACTGCGGGCCGCGCTCCGCAGCGTGTGA